The region GCTGCTCGGCATCGAGGTGCCGATCCGCGCGCAGTACATCCGCGTCATGTTCGACGAGATCACGCGCATCCTGAACCACCTGCTGTTCCTCGGCACGCAGGGCCTGGACCTGGGCGCGATGACGGTGTTCCTCTACTGCTTCCGCGAGCGCGAGGACCTGCTCGACTGCTACGAGGCGGTGTCCGGCGCGCGCATGCACGCGGCCTACTACCGGCCGGGCGGCGTGTACCGCGACCTGCCCGACAGCATGCCGCAGTACCAGGCGCAGTACTCGCGCAACTCGAGCCAGATGCGCGAGATGAACGCCAACCGCCAGGGCTCGCTGCTCGACTTCATCGAGGACTTCACCCGGCGCTTTCCCAAGTACGTCGACGACTACGAGACGCTGCTCACGGACAACCGCATCTGGAAGCAGCGCACCGTGGGCATCGGCGTGGTGGAGCCGGAGCGCGCCAAGGCGCTCGGCTTCGGCGGCGTCATGCTGCGCGGCTCGGGCATCGAGTGGGACCTGCGCAAGAAGCAGCCCTACGAGGTCTACGACCGGCTCGACTTCGACATCCCGGTCGGGCGCAACGGCGATACCTACGACCGCTACCTCGTGCGCATCGAGGAGATGCGCCAGTCCAACCGCATCATCAAGCAGTGCGTGGACTGGCTGCGCAACAACCCCGGTCCGGTGATCGTCGACAACCACAAGGTGGCGCCGCCATCGCGCGAGGAGATGAAGCGCGACATGGAGCAGCTCATCCACCACTTCAAGCTGTTCACCGAGGGCATGCACGTGCCCGAGGGCGAGGCCTACGCCGCCATCGAGCACCCGAAGGGCGAGTTCGGCGTCTACCTGGTCTCCGACGGCGCGAACAAGCCCTACCGCATGAAGCTGCGCTCGCCGGCCTACGTGCACCTGTCGGCCATGGGCGAGCTGGCGAAGGGGCACATGCTGGCCGACGCCGTGGCCATCATCGGCACCATCGACATCGTATTCGGCGATATCGACAGATGAGCGAGCGCGCGCGATGCTGACCCCCGAATCCCTGCAGAAGATCGACCGCGAGGTGGCGAAGTACCCGCCCGAATGGAAGCAGTCGGCGGTGATGATGGCGCTCGCCATCGCGCAGGACGAGAAGGGCTGGCTGTCGACGGAGACGATGGATTTCGTCGCGCAGTACCTCGGCATGCCGCCGGTGGCGGTGTACGAGGTCGCCACCTTCTACAACATGTACAACCGCGAGCCGACCGGCAAGTACAAGATCACGCTGTGCACCTGCCTGCCGTGCGGCCTGCAGGGCTCGCTCGCCACGGCGGACTACCTGCGCCAGAAGCTCGGCATCGACTTCAACGAGACCACCCCGGACGGGCACTTCACCCTCAAGGAAGGCGAGTGCATGGGCGCCTGCGCGATGGCGCCGGTGCTGCTCGTCAACAACAAGAAGATGCACGACTACATGAGCAACGAGAAGATCGACCAGCTCCTCAAGGACCTGAAATGAGCCTGCTCGACTACGGTCCGGACGCGATCCTCATGAAGGGGCTCGACGGGCGCAACTGGCGGCTCGCCGACTACGAGAAGCGCGACGGCTACGCGGCGCTGAGGAAGATCCTCGCCGAGAAGACCAAGCCCGAGGACGTGACCGCCGAGGTGAAGAAGTCGGCGCTGCGCGGCCGCGGCGGCGCCGGATTCCCCACCGGCCTGAAATG is a window of Vicinamibacterales bacterium DNA encoding:
- a CDS encoding NADH-quinone oxidoreductase subunit D — translated: MPEIRNYTLNFGPQHPAAHGVLRLVLELDGEVIQRADPHIGLLHRGTEKLAEHRTFLQTLPYMDRLDYVSMMCNEHAYVLAVEKLLGIEVPIRAQYIRVMFDEITRILNHLLFLGTQGLDLGAMTVFLYCFREREDLLDCYEAVSGARMHAAYYRPGGVYRDLPDSMPQYQAQYSRNSSQMREMNANRQGSLLDFIEDFTRRFPKYVDDYETLLTDNRIWKQRTVGIGVVEPERAKALGFGGVMLRGSGIEWDLRKKQPYEVYDRLDFDIPVGRNGDTYDRYLVRIEEMRQSNRIIKQCVDWLRNNPGPVIVDNHKVAPPSREEMKRDMEQLIHHFKLFTEGMHVPEGEAYAAIEHPKGEFGVYLVSDGANKPYRMKLRSPAYVHLSAMGELAKGHMLADAVAIIGTIDIVFGDIDR
- the nuoE gene encoding NADH-quinone oxidoreductase subunit NuoE; translation: MLTPESLQKIDREVAKYPPEWKQSAVMMALAIAQDEKGWLSTETMDFVAQYLGMPPVAVYEVATFYNMYNREPTGKYKITLCTCLPCGLQGSLATADYLRQKLGIDFNETTPDGHFTLKEGECMGACAMAPVLLVNNKKMHDYMSNEKIDQLLKDLK